Proteins encoded together in one Neobacillus sp. FSL H8-0543 window:
- a CDS encoding NAD-dependent succinate-semialdehyde dehydrogenase, with protein sequence MSSFSKEVREKRMEATKLNRLNYMWINGEKVEGNETMDVINPATGKVIGIVPRATKEQTLWALQSAESAFKGWAKLPAESRAAYLMQWADSLLLHQKKLAEIIVEEQGKPINEALGEIFGSALIIRWYAEEGKRAYGEILPASNIDQKLMVMKQPVGVVGLITPTNMPAGTVIRKTAAALAAGCTFVLKPAPETPRTSVALIQYLMETGIPAGVANLVIGDEDVVGKVLIEDARVRKISFTGSTAVGKQIMQEAASTMKRLSLELGGNCPAIVFPDADVDKAVEAIFNNKFENSGQVCNGINRIYVHESIEAEFSEKFTEKVNQLKVGNGFDPDVQIGPLVAKSYLDKVERLVEDAHASGAKVLAGGRRLTEGDFSEGNFYAPTVLTNLTEEMSIIKEEIFGPVAPILTFENELEVVAKSNDTSYGLAAYFFSQDISRIYRLIDGLEAGGIGVNGTSLAYVQSPFGGVKESGIGKEGGHHGLTEYLELKYVALSY encoded by the coding sequence TTGAGTTCATTTAGCAAAGAAGTGAGGGAAAAGAGAATGGAAGCGACTAAGCTTAATAGATTAAATTATATGTGGATCAATGGTGAAAAGGTTGAAGGCAATGAGACGATGGACGTAATCAATCCAGCCACTGGCAAGGTGATTGGAATCGTTCCCCGTGCTACTAAAGAACAGACTCTTTGGGCGTTACAGTCTGCTGAGTCAGCATTTAAAGGCTGGGCAAAACTGCCTGCAGAGAGTCGTGCTGCCTACTTAATGCAATGGGCTGATTCCTTACTATTGCATCAGAAAAAGTTGGCTGAAATCATTGTGGAGGAGCAAGGAAAACCAATCAACGAAGCTTTGGGAGAAATATTCGGTTCGGCTCTGATTATTCGCTGGTATGCAGAGGAAGGAAAAAGAGCCTATGGCGAAATCCTTCCCGCATCTAACATAGACCAAAAGCTAATGGTTATGAAACAGCCTGTAGGGGTTGTCGGACTGATCACACCTACAAATATGCCAGCTGGTACTGTGATTAGAAAAACAGCTGCCGCTTTAGCTGCTGGCTGCACGTTTGTTTTAAAACCTGCACCGGAAACGCCGAGAACGTCGGTGGCCCTTATTCAATATTTAATGGAAACGGGCATACCTGCTGGGGTGGCAAACCTTGTTATTGGCGATGAAGATGTAGTCGGGAAAGTTCTTATCGAAGATGCTAGGGTACGAAAAATTTCCTTTACAGGCTCAACTGCTGTCGGGAAACAAATTATGCAGGAGGCAGCCAGCACGATGAAGCGATTATCACTAGAGTTGGGTGGGAACTGTCCGGCCATTGTTTTTCCTGATGCGGATGTGGATAAAGCGGTGGAAGCAATCTTCAACAATAAGTTTGAAAACTCGGGCCAGGTTTGTAACGGAATCAATCGGATTTATGTACATGAGAGTATCGAGGCTGAGTTTTCTGAGAAATTTACGGAAAAAGTTAACCAGTTAAAAGTAGGGAATGGTTTCGATCCTGACGTTCAAATTGGTCCGCTTGTGGCCAAAAGTTATCTTGATAAAGTAGAGCGTCTTGTAGAAGATGCCCATGCAAGTGGAGCAAAGGTTTTAGCGGGCGGGCGCCGATTAACAGAGGGTGACTTTTCTGAAGGGAATTTTTATGCTCCAACGGTCTTAACAAACTTAACAGAAGAAATGTCTATTATTAAGGAAGAAATATTTGGTCCTGTTGCTCCGATTTTAACGTTTGAGAATGAGCTTGAAGTAGTAGCCAAAAGTAATGATACATCCTATGGATTAGCGGCCTATTTCTTTTCCCAAGATATCTCTAGAATCTATCGTTTAATCGATGGGTTGGAAGCTGGGGGTATTGGGGTCAACGGTACTTCACTTGCATATGTGCAATCTCCATTTGGAGGGGTGAAAGAAAGTGGGATTGGAAAAGAAGGCGGGCATCACGGGTTAACGGAGTACCTTGAATTAAAATATGTTGCCTTAAGTTATTAG
- a CDS encoding glutamine synthetase family protein has product MVTKQTNFQTIKNYNHNNPPIFNWESFLLAVEKGEVDTVILAGVDMQGRLYGKKVPAYHFISDLKGGIHTCALNFAWDISLTLGEFEYCNINTGYHDIKTVPDLNTLRLYPWVEKTAFVMCDAYDDEGKPVEVAPRSILKKQIKIAKEMGFSAQAASELEFHLYKETPESIQEKNFHDPKPLFPYPVDYSIYRLNVDDWFLKQLTRNLELANIPVDSLKGEWGLGQVELNIQHSEILEMADRTAVYKSGIKEMAILNDIMATFMAKVSTTSAGSGGHTHISLWDLEGRTNLFWDPDGEHQLSKIGRHFLGGMLALSKDFMLFYAPYINSYKRLADTSAGAPDTVSWGIDNRAASFRTVGRKNACRIENRISGADINYFLVLSACLASGLYGIENEIEPPAPVKGDLSGLNLPKLPTNLLDAIEAFDKSPIVRSILGDEVVEHYLTAARLEVKQYFTEVTDWERRKYFEFI; this is encoded by the coding sequence ATGGTTACGAAGCAAACAAATTTCCAAACGATTAAAAATTATAATCATAATAATCCACCTATTTTTAACTGGGAGAGTTTCTTATTGGCTGTTGAAAAAGGTGAAGTGGATACGGTGATTCTTGCCGGGGTTGATATGCAGGGGCGTTTATATGGTAAGAAAGTGCCTGCCTACCATTTTATCTCAGATCTAAAAGGAGGTATTCACACCTGTGCACTGAATTTTGCATGGGACATCAGCTTGACTTTAGGAGAGTTCGAATATTGCAATATCAATACTGGCTATCACGATATTAAGACCGTTCCGGATTTAAATACTTTACGTTTGTATCCATGGGTGGAAAAAACAGCATTTGTTATGTGTGATGCTTATGATGATGAAGGAAAGCCAGTAGAAGTTGCCCCCCGAAGTATCTTGAAAAAACAGATTAAGATAGCTAAAGAAATGGGTTTTTCAGCTCAGGCAGCTTCAGAATTGGAATTTCATTTATATAAGGAAACACCAGAATCCATCCAAGAGAAAAACTTTCATGACCCAAAACCGCTTTTTCCGTATCCAGTCGATTATTCCATCTACCGTTTGAATGTGGATGATTGGTTTTTAAAACAATTAACTCGAAATTTAGAGTTAGCCAATATACCTGTTGACAGCCTTAAAGGGGAGTGGGGGTTAGGCCAAGTAGAATTAAACATCCAGCACAGTGAGATTTTAGAAATGGCAGACCGAACCGCTGTTTATAAATCTGGTATTAAAGAAATGGCTATCCTTAATGATATCATGGCAACTTTCATGGCAAAAGTGTCTACAACTTCAGCGGGAAGCGGCGGACATACACATATTAGCTTATGGGATTTGGAAGGACGTACGAATTTATTTTGGGACCCAGATGGAGAGCACCAATTATCCAAAATTGGCCGCCACTTTTTGGGAGGAATGTTGGCTTTATCAAAGGATTTCATGTTATTTTATGCTCCCTATATTAATTCCTATAAAAGGTTGGCTGATACTTCGGCGGGGGCACCCGATACAGTAAGCTGGGGAATCGATAATCGTGCCGCTTCGTTTAGGACGGTTGGAAGGAAAAATGCCTGCCGGATTGAAAATAGGATTTCTGGAGCAGATATCAACTACTTTTTAGTGTTATCCGCCTGTCTGGCCTCTGGCCTATACGGGATTGAAAATGAAATAGAGCCTCCTGCTCCTGTAAAAGGCGACTTATCGGGTTTAAATTTACCAAAGCTTCCTACCAATTTACTCGATGCCATTGAAGCGTTCGACAAAAGTCCAATTGTCCGTTCCATCCTTGGTGATGAGGTAGTAGAACATTATTTGACGGCAGCAAGGCTAGAAGTTAAGCAATACTTCACCGAGGTAACCGATTGGGAGAGAAGGAAGTATTTTGAGTTCATTTAG
- a CDS encoding SDR family oxidoreductase, giving the protein MRLAGKVAIVTGGGSGNGQAIALKYLAEGAAVVIADINEQGANETIALSPEGSKTLFVKVDVAKKSDVENMVAQTINEFGRLDILVNNAGIVGFTPFLELEEAEWDKVHDVNLKGPFLCSQAAAKGMIKLGIKGRIVNLTSVEAHYVVSSSGSPQPHYNSSKGGLNLLNKAIALDLAKYRINVNAIAPGIVETPFTKRALENPEAVEWIMERVPLKRVAQPEDIANAALFLAQDESSYITGTTIFVDGGWTIQ; this is encoded by the coding sequence ATGAGATTAGCAGGAAAAGTTGCGATTGTAACAGGTGGAGGTTCAGGAAACGGGCAAGCCATCGCCCTTAAATATTTAGCGGAGGGTGCTGCTGTTGTTATTGCTGACATTAATGAACAAGGGGCAAACGAAACGATTGCTTTAAGCCCTGAGGGCAGCAAGACCCTGTTTGTAAAAGTCGATGTTGCAAAGAAGAGTGATGTTGAGAACATGGTGGCACAAACAATAAATGAGTTCGGCAGACTCGATATTCTCGTGAATAATGCTGGAATTGTAGGTTTTACCCCATTTTTAGAATTAGAAGAAGCAGAATGGGATAAAGTTCACGATGTAAATTTAAAAGGCCCATTTTTATGTTCGCAAGCTGCAGCAAAAGGGATGATCAAACTTGGAATTAAAGGAAGAATCGTCAATTTAACGTCTGTTGAAGCCCATTATGTTGTCTCAAGCAGCGGAAGTCCGCAGCCTCATTATAATTCTTCAAAGGGTGGTCTTAATTTATTAAATAAAGCGATTGCACTTGATTTAGCAAAGTATCGTATCAATGTAAATGCAATTGCACCTGGTATTGTAGAAACTCCGTTTACAAAAAGGGCTTTAGAAAATCCAGAGGCTGTTGAATGGATCATGGAACGTGTTCCGTTAAAAAGGGTTGCCCAACCAGAGGATATTGCCAATGCCGCTTTGTTCCTAGCGCAGGATGAATCAAGTTATATAACAGGTACGACCATTTTTGTCGATGGTGGATGGACGATTCAATAG
- a CDS encoding M20/M25/M40 family metallo-hydrolase gives MQESWSSHLKTDEYEIEVNSIISLTTRLIQFETTTKENINLAVDYCSEWLRQRGIETTFINNDGYKSLIAEIGEKGPIIIFNGHLDVVPAEADQFFPFVDDGKIYGRGSFDMLGAVSVMMHAFVELSKKTLPARVILSLVPDEETGGEKGTGYLVENGILGDMVICGETTNLDIAVQAKGILQISLEFLGTASHGSRPWLGENAILKAFHAYKEIERLDLFKEKSQFFDRPSINLARIHGGGAINRVPDRCSLILDIRYLPDQNPEDILDQIRGITDAELKIISRGDPVKTNPLNEFVIRLKDTAENVLGSDVRIFGQDGSADTRFYATRGIPAVEFGPRGANHHGKGEYVFINSLLDFKSILIDYVMSYSKKS, from the coding sequence ATGCAGGAATCATGGTCATCTCATTTGAAAACGGATGAATATGAAATAGAGGTAAACTCCATTATTTCACTCACTACTAGGCTCATTCAGTTTGAAACTACTACGAAAGAAAATATTAATTTAGCGGTTGATTATTGTAGTGAATGGTTAAGACAAAGGGGAATTGAAACAACTTTCATTAATAATGACGGATATAAAAGTCTTATTGCTGAAATTGGAGAAAAGGGGCCCATTATTATATTTAATGGACATCTTGATGTTGTACCTGCAGAAGCAGATCAATTTTTTCCATTTGTAGATGATGGAAAAATTTACGGGAGAGGCAGTTTCGATATGCTCGGCGCGGTTTCGGTTATGATGCATGCATTTGTAGAATTATCAAAAAAGACACTTCCTGCAAGAGTGATCCTTTCATTAGTCCCTGATGAAGAGACAGGGGGAGAAAAAGGTACTGGTTATCTTGTTGAAAATGGAATCTTAGGCGACATGGTTATTTGCGGAGAGACTACAAATTTAGATATTGCTGTCCAAGCAAAAGGAATCCTTCAAATTAGTCTGGAATTTCTAGGTACCGCCTCTCATGGAAGCAGACCCTGGTTAGGGGAGAATGCTATTTTAAAAGCATTTCATGCCTATAAAGAAATTGAAAGGCTTGATTTGTTTAAGGAAAAAAGTCAGTTTTTTGATAGACCCTCTATAAATCTTGCGCGCATTCATGGAGGAGGAGCCATAAACCGGGTGCCAGATCGCTGCAGCCTCATTTTAGATATTCGTTATTTACCGGATCAAAATCCAGAGGATATTCTCGACCAAATCAGAGGTATAACGGATGCAGAGTTGAAAATTATCTCGAGAGGGGATCCAGTAAAGACAAATCCTTTAAATGAATTTGTGATCCGCCTTAAGGATACTGCAGAAAATGTTTTAGGCAGCGATGTAAGGATTTTTGGCCAAGATGGGTCTGCTGATACGAGGTTTTATGCGACCCGTGGCATTCCGGCAGTGGAATTTGGACCCAGAGGTGCTAATCACCATGGAAAAGGGGAATATGTTTTTATTAATTCTTTACTAGATTTTAAAAGTATTCTTATAGACTATGTAATGAGTTATTCCAAAAAAAGTTAG
- a CDS encoding sigma 54-interacting transcriptional regulator, whose amino-acid sequence MKKISMAIVAGAEKTCESIKEQLQTLFGDYINFVAFPIDKLSENETEFPLVLVSNQKFIQKVVSVFKSSAEFLIIHRTISKAGWDQVVNIPHRKKMLVVNDCFESTQETIAILQELGARHIQMVPYYPGVLINEEINSALCPSELELVPSNISDIVDIGQRVLDTSTLVDLLLKADLLNSETQAIILNYSNTIIPRSQGFENTMNELINTQTLLQRVLNLVEGGVIAFDNQYKITYLNVTAERLFNGQTINQLGENVGDLLEREGLKINLRSNINNQIVKIKRQNYILNKMNLHEHQTKTGGVITFQNAKIVEELDSNLRVHLKETGYEAKYHFDDIITSSPKVKKLITHAKRMSKSDLIVLIQGETGTGKELFAHAIHNYSNRTTFPFVAVNFSSLSDNLLESELFGYEEGAFTGAKKGGKPGLFEQAHKGTIFLDEIGDITPNLQTRLLRVLQQKEIIKVGGTKIIPVDVRIVVATNRDLLQLVSKGQFREDLYYRLKVLQVDIPPLRERKTDIPTIINHFSRQKGLGGYFSKRALNALSDYHWPGNVRELENTIDYLCAMSEGEIRIEDLPIDYPSSSLSKQSSDENNQNNKHKQMLPSDQLDQTLIPQEYLDIDRKTFILNLIYTARLNGQNAGRRSLIGLSRCKGVLFTENEIRDVVNELKSEGLLEVSIGRSGCKVTQKGYRHINK is encoded by the coding sequence ATGAAAAAAATCAGTATGGCGATTGTTGCCGGTGCAGAGAAAACGTGTGAATCTATTAAAGAACAGCTGCAGACTCTATTTGGGGACTATATCAATTTTGTTGCTTTTCCTATAGATAAACTATCGGAAAATGAAACAGAATTTCCTCTTGTTCTCGTAAGCAACCAAAAGTTCATTCAGAAAGTAGTTTCTGTCTTTAAATCAAGTGCTGAATTTTTAATCATCCATCGGACGATATCTAAAGCAGGTTGGGATCAAGTAGTAAATATCCCACATAGAAAAAAGATGCTAGTCGTCAATGACTGTTTCGAATCTACGCAAGAAACCATTGCTATCCTGCAAGAATTGGGTGCTAGGCATATACAAATGGTTCCTTACTATCCAGGCGTACTGATAAATGAGGAAATTAATTCTGCACTTTGTCCAAGCGAACTAGAACTTGTTCCTTCCAATATTTCAGATATTGTAGATATCGGACAAAGAGTATTGGATACAAGTACTTTAGTAGATTTATTACTGAAAGCAGACCTGCTTAACAGTGAAACCCAAGCGATTATTCTTAATTATTCCAATACCATCATCCCGCGGAGTCAAGGCTTTGAAAATACTATGAATGAGTTAATCAACACACAAACTTTATTACAAAGAGTGTTAAATCTAGTGGAGGGCGGCGTTATTGCGTTTGATAATCAATATAAAATTACTTATTTAAATGTAACCGCAGAGAGACTGTTCAATGGACAAACCATAAATCAGTTAGGCGAGAATGTCGGGGATTTATTGGAACGGGAAGGTTTAAAAATCAACTTAAGGAGCAATATAAACAATCAGATTGTTAAAATAAAACGGCAAAATTATATTCTAAATAAAATGAATCTCCATGAACATCAAACCAAAACTGGAGGGGTTATCACCTTTCAAAACGCAAAAATAGTAGAGGAGTTAGACAGCAATCTTCGTGTTCATTTAAAAGAAACTGGCTATGAAGCGAAATATCATTTTGACGACATTATTACCTCCTCACCGAAAGTAAAAAAACTGATTACCCATGCAAAAAGAATGTCCAAGTCGGACCTAATTGTTTTAATTCAAGGGGAAACGGGAACGGGTAAGGAATTGTTCGCACATGCTATTCACAACTATTCCAATCGTACTACGTTTCCATTTGTAGCGGTTAATTTTAGTTCATTGTCTGATAACCTACTAGAAAGTGAACTATTTGGATATGAAGAAGGAGCTTTTACGGGAGCAAAAAAAGGCGGAAAGCCAGGATTATTTGAACAAGCGCATAAAGGGACCATATTTTTAGACGAAATTGGTGACATTACCCCTAATTTACAAACACGCCTATTACGGGTGCTTCAACAAAAAGAAATCATAAAGGTTGGAGGAACAAAAATCATTCCTGTTGATGTTAGAATAGTCGTGGCAACGAACCGTGATCTTTTGCAGCTAGTTTCAAAAGGCCAATTTCGTGAAGACCTCTATTATAGGCTAAAGGTATTGCAGGTAGATATTCCCCCGCTTAGAGAACGAAAAACAGATATTCCTACCATTATTAATCACTTTTCAAGACAAAAAGGTTTAGGAGGATATTTTTCCAAAAGAGCATTAAATGCACTTTCAGATTACCATTGGCCAGGTAATGTTAGAGAGTTGGAAAATACAATTGATTATTTATGCGCAATGAGTGAAGGAGAAATTAGAATTGAAGATTTGCCCATAGATTATCCATCCTCCTCCCTATCAAAACAAAGCAGTGATGAAAATAATCAAAACAACAAACATAAACAGATGCTGCCATCCGATCAATTAGATCAAACTCTTATCCCTCAAGAATACTTGGATATAGATAGAAAAACCTTTATTTTAAATCTAATCTATACAGCCAGGCTAAACGGCCAAAATGCAGGAAGAAGAAGTTTAATTGGTCTGTCAAGATGTAAAGGAGTTCTCTTTACTGAAAATGAAATTAGGGATGTCGTTAATGAACTAAAGAGTGAGGGCCTGCTCGAAGTTTCTATTGGACGATCTGGCTGCAAAGTAACACAAAAAGGATATAGGCATATCAATAAGTAG
- a CDS encoding response regulator transcription factor: MEDKKLRGKTIIIIDSNSENRAVLRFHLTRQGFEILEAADGQTAREMYLRHDPCFVLLETALPDMDGLEVCFWMRYELESNVPIIIVSSNNSEQDRIDGLKRGADDYIGKPYNLEELSVRIETVLRRTANRCSKLSYKGLTIKPLKGIVKFQDEVLDLTYFEYRLLYLFMTHPDQLLSREQIINTIYQKNEKVINERTVDVHIKNLREKIAKYTDYSFIVTLRGIGYKFTTEG, encoded by the coding sequence TTGGAAGATAAAAAATTGAGAGGGAAAACTATTATTATTATAGATAGCAATAGTGAAAATAGAGCTGTGTTAAGATTTCATCTGACTAGGCAGGGATTCGAAATATTAGAGGCCGCTGATGGACAAACAGCTCGTGAAATGTACTTAAGACACGATCCTTGTTTTGTACTTTTAGAAACAGCTCTTCCTGATATGGATGGACTCGAGGTCTGCTTCTGGATGCGTTACGAATTAGAAAGTAACGTACCAATTATCATTGTATCTTCAAATAATTCGGAACAGGATCGAATCGATGGGCTGAAACGAGGGGCCGATGACTACATCGGTAAACCATATAATCTAGAAGAATTGTCGGTTAGAATTGAAACGGTCTTACGAAGAACTGCCAATCGATGCAGTAAACTAAGCTATAAAGGGTTGACGATTAAACCATTAAAAGGAATTGTTAAATTCCAAGATGAAGTACTTGATTTAACTTATTTCGAGTACAGATTACTCTATCTATTTATGACCCACCCAGATCAACTTCTTTCAAGGGAACAAATCATCAATACCATTTATCAAAAGAATGAAAAGGTAATAAACGAACGGACCGTAGACGTTCATATCAAAAATCTGAGAGAAAAAATTGCAAAGTATACAGATTATTCCTTTATCGTAACGTTAAGAGGAATTGGCTATAAGTTTACAACTGAGGGTTGA
- a CDS encoding c-type cytochrome — protein sequence MNKLLVSSVVAIVGTIVLGFTVFFLFVLDSKGQPEVSSAASAPSSMPGEQTEAKPEHPYLPPSMEDVPEGEEGELIKLGYKEHNETSTVLDGYVGNKLSCASCHADGGVGSSLDLVGISKTYPQYNPRAGKVVTIEDRINGCFKRSMNGKPLPVDSKELKAMVAYYNYISTNVPEGTKERPWAKMPKAEGDLTKLNVDAGQELYNKACITCHGEGGDGGASGLPLWGEQSYNLGAGMSRVRTAGGFIKKYMPKVPMGGYEAGSFTDEEAMNIAAYINSMARPDFPDKINDWPKGDAPDDAAYETLAGKKDTES from the coding sequence ATGAATAAATTACTTGTTTCTTCCGTTGTTGCTATTGTTGGCACGATCGTGCTTGGATTTACTGTATTTTTCTTATTTGTACTAGATTCAAAGGGGCAGCCTGAGGTAAGTTCTGCAGCATCAGCACCATCATCAATGCCTGGAGAACAAACAGAAGCCAAACCAGAACACCCTTATTTACCTCCAAGTATGGAAGATGTCCCTGAAGGGGAAGAAGGGGAATTAATTAAATTAGGGTATAAAGAACATAATGAAACAAGCACTGTTTTGGATGGGTATGTAGGAAACAAACTAAGTTGTGCCAGTTGTCATGCGGACGGTGGAGTAGGTTCCTCTCTTGACCTAGTAGGTATTTCAAAAACCTATCCGCAATACAATCCACGTGCGGGGAAGGTGGTTACAATCGAAGACCGTATTAACGGCTGTTTTAAAAGAAGTATGAATGGAAAACCCCTTCCGGTAGATAGCAAGGAATTGAAAGCAATGGTTGCCTACTATAATTATATCTCTACTAATGTTCCTGAGGGTACAAAGGAAAGGCCATGGGCAAAAATGCCAAAGGCTGAAGGTGATCTAACTAAGTTAAATGTGGATGCAGGCCAAGAGCTGTACAATAAAGCTTGCATTACCTGCCATGGAGAAGGTGGGGATGGTGGTGCCTCAGGACTTCCGCTTTGGGGAGAACAATCCTACAATCTTGGAGCAGGTATGTCTCGTGTAAGAACGGCAGGAGGCTTTATCAAAAAATATATGCCTAAAGTACCGATGGGTGGTTATGAAGCAGGTTCCTTTACAGATGAAGAAGCGATGAACATCGCAGCATATATTAACTCTATGGCTAGACCTGATTTTCCTGATAAAATTAATGACTGGCCCAAAGGTGATGCCCCGGATGATGCAGCCTATGAAACACTTGCAGGGAAAAAGGATACGGAAAGTTAA
- a CDS encoding replicative helicase loader/inhibitor: MTKDEVMKLLVLIESVYSHCTFKDETVQQWFQFCSEMDYEKVLARLKSHIRKSPFPPVIGEIAVFEFEENHFPATLQEWMKKGRERIECDHKSNQRISIPNWLSEYSTRKSV; this comes from the coding sequence ATGACCAAGGATGAGGTAATGAAACTTTTAGTACTGATTGAATCGGTTTATTCCCACTGCACCTTTAAGGATGAAACAGTTCAGCAATGGTTTCAATTTTGTTCTGAAATGGATTATGAAAAGGTATTAGCGAGACTAAAAAGCCATATTAGAAAAAGTCCCTTTCCTCCTGTTATTGGGGAGATTGCGGTATTCGAATTTGAAGAAAATCATTTTCCAGCCACGTTACAGGAATGGATGAAGAAAGGACGGGAGAGAATTGAATGCGATCACAAATCAAACCAACGAATTTCCATACCAAACTGGCTATCCGAATATTCAACAAGAAAATCTGTTTGA
- a CDS encoding replicative DNA helicase — MHEIRLEPCHFSQKRNQLLFQTFRELQMENKPIDLVLVVEKLGSMDMVSVSYMTEIAGCCPTTANYEHYQTIILNEYKLRMFKGSATHFLKEKTFEAAEDFYKTYIDMQDVGKVNGKSKRDVLYEVYEEMVEDHGELSGVDTGFSLLNSMLNGLQNGDLIIIAARPSVGKTALALNLAKNCCTLGGAVDFFSLEMPAKQLIKRTLSDLSYVDGSKWKNSYRYFSEVDYERAVHALETLDQWNFHIHDEPRQTVADIRAAIQKTKREHPVGKHLVVIDYLQLITHTKRFERQDLAVGHITRELKQIARLYEVPIVLLSQLSRGVEQRADKRPVMSDLRDSGSIEQDADVIMLLSRGEWEQERPDKSEQINLNIAKHRNGPVGVIKLAFEKNFSRFRND; from the coding sequence ATTCATGAAATCAGATTAGAACCATGCCATTTTTCGCAGAAACGGAATCAGCTTCTGTTTCAGACGTTCCGGGAACTGCAAATGGAGAACAAGCCGATCGATTTAGTCCTTGTGGTTGAAAAATTAGGAAGCATGGACATGGTCAGTGTTAGTTATATGACGGAAATTGCAGGTTGCTGTCCAACCACAGCCAATTATGAACACTATCAAACCATTATTCTGAATGAATACAAACTTAGAATGTTTAAAGGGTCCGCAACTCATTTCCTTAAAGAGAAAACCTTCGAAGCAGCCGAGGATTTTTATAAAACTTATATCGATATGCAGGATGTCGGGAAGGTAAATGGCAAATCAAAGCGAGATGTCCTTTACGAAGTGTATGAAGAGATGGTCGAGGATCATGGAGAACTTTCAGGAGTGGATACTGGGTTTTCCTTGCTCAATAGCATGCTAAATGGCCTGCAGAATGGTGATTTGATTATCATCGCGGCACGGCCATCGGTTGGGAAAACCGCCCTGGCTCTTAATCTAGCAAAAAACTGCTGCACATTAGGCGGAGCTGTTGATTTCTTTTCGCTAGAAATGCCCGCAAAACAGTTAATCAAGCGGACGCTAAGCGATCTTTCCTATGTGGACGGTTCCAAATGGAAAAATTCCTATCGCTATTTCAGCGAAGTTGACTACGAACGGGCGGTACATGCATTAGAAACGTTAGACCAATGGAATTTTCATATACACGATGAGCCCCGGCAAACAGTTGCCGACATTCGCGCAGCCATCCAGAAGACGAAACGGGAGCATCCCGTTGGCAAACATTTGGTAGTCATTGATTATTTACAACTGATAACCCACACGAAGCGTTTTGAGCGTCAGGATTTGGCGGTGGGTCATATCACAAGAGAGCTAAAGCAGATTGCCAGACTTTATGAGGTACCGATTGTCCTGTTGTCCCAGCTGTCCCGAGGTGTGGAGCAGCGGGCGGACAAGCGTCCGGTAATGTCAGATTTGCGGGATTCCGGTAGTATTGAACAGGATGCCGATGTGATTATGCTATTAAGCCGGGGTGAATGGGAACAGGAAAGACCGGATAAGAGTGAGCAAATAAACCTGAACATCGCAAAGCATCGGAATGGTCCCGTCGGAGTGATTAAACTGGCGTTTGAGAAGAACTTTAGTCGATTTCGGAATGATTAA